A window of Apium graveolens cultivar Ventura chromosome 8, ASM990537v1, whole genome shotgun sequence contains these coding sequences:
- the LOC141681034 gene encoding LOW QUALITY PROTEIN: transcription initiation factor TFIID subunit 12b-like (The sequence of the model RefSeq protein was modified relative to this genomic sequence to represent the inferred CDS: inserted 2 bases in 1 codon), whose amino-acid sequence MGQVGNANLTRSGLMLKLLLTSICTHGLLASPRQKTGLTQAGTQFRPGNSPAQSLQGMQAMGMIGNFNICSQIRGNGSIAYTQQHLNQGQMGQQLSRQNQLSSTQKLQAQSLGRASFINPQLSGLAQNXAMSAPNSPSYRLQHRRQQQALLQQQLASSSQMQQNSSPLNPQQLSKMVQQQQSVGQLQLQQQPVPPAQQQILHHQQQKSPRMATPSDQKSLSLTGSQPDATASGTTTPGGSSSQGTEASSRLLGKRRIQDLAAQVDPQAVLDPEVEEMLLRLADNFIDSVAIYACTLAKHRNSSTVESKDVLLHLEKNLGLTIPGYSSEERKHQENDSSSRAHKMRLDKIPSLMGSSNSNTKNANELTGQGTSNSVGADHQMRPSGSKNGFSSAASDKKFRSADE is encoded by the exons ATGGGTCAAGTGGGTAATGCTAATTTAACCCGGTCTGGATTAATGCTCAAGCTGCTGCTCACCTCAATTTGCACTCACGGCCTTTTAGCTTCG CCAAGGCAAAAAACTGGGTTAACACAAGCAGGGACCCAATTCCGCCCAGGGAATTCTCCCGCACAGTCTTTGCAGGGAATGCAAGCCATGGGGATGATAGGAAATTTTAACATATGCTCACAAATTAGAGGGAATGGGTCAATAGCATACACACAACAGCATCTGAACCAAGGACAAATGGGGCAGCAGTTATCCCGGCAAAATCAACTTAGCTCAACACAG AAACTACAGGCACAAAGCCTAGGGAGGGCATCCTTTATAAACCCTCAGTTATCAGGGTTGGCTCAGAA TGCAATGTCTGCTCCTAACTCGCCTTCATACCGTCTTCAGCATCGGAGGCAGCAACAAGCACTTTTACAGCAGCAGCTGGCTTCATCTTCTCAGATGCAGCAAAATTCTAGCCCGTTAAATCCACAGCAGTTGTCCAAAATGGTACAGCAACAACAATCAGTTGGACAGCTGCAGCTGCAGCAACAACCTGTACCACCGGCTCAACAGCAAATTTTGCATCATCAACAACAGAAGTCTCCTAGAATGGCGACGCCTTCTGATCAAAAATCTCTAAGTCTAACTGGATCCCAACCAGATGCTACTGCATCCGGAACAACTACGCCAGGTGGGAGTTCAAGCCAAGGGACAGAAGCAAGCAGTCGACTTCTTGGGAAGAGGAGGATACAAGATTTGGCTGCTCAG GTGGACCCACAAGCAGTTTTGGACCCTGAAGTGGAAGAAATGCTTTTGAGGCTTGCGGATAACTTTATTGATTCG GTTGCTATATATGCTTGCACTTTGGCAAAGCACCGTAATTCTTCAACTGTGGAGTCCAAAGATGTATTGCTACACTTGG AAAAGAACCTTGGTTTGACTATTCCAGGGTACTCAAGTGAAGAGAGGAAgcaccaagaaaatgat TCATCAAGTCGAGCCCACAAAATGCGTCTCGATAAG ATTCCTTCATTGATGGGATCCTCGAACTCCAACACAAAAAACGCTAATGAGCTGACTGGACAGGGGACTAGCAACTCTGTGGGTGCTGACCACCAGATGAGGCCCTCTGGTTCAAAAAATGGTTTCTCAAGTGCCGCATCAGATAAAAA GTTTAGATCAGCCGACGAGTGA